One Corvus moneduloides isolate bCorMon1 chromosome 24, bCorMon1.pri, whole genome shotgun sequence DNA segment encodes these proteins:
- the LOC116455329 gene encoding receptor-type tyrosine-protein phosphatase V-like isoform X1, whose protein sequence is MRSLLLPLLVLWVPRLPGTLAEGDGCNHTAQAGLDARGERGTLLNVSVSDHDRSDSLLLSWDEPEGGAKGYLLALSSLESGTLLQNGSAGPNATSFWFHELTPGTRYEIEVTAVLACMGTTSQTITAQTSPSAVRNLSLSSGGSSASLRAAWAHGHGQRDGYRLALWHSDSQTLVRNVSLLPSTSTFLFDGLLAGSEYALKVSTLAGTSQASTTIHQWTAPSIPTQLRLSPGSSTSLVASWAGAAGAAWLHLELRNLLTQKVSTTLSARRGLTSYTFQHLHPGTQYWLGLSAMAGSHTAVGPNATAWTYPLSPGNVTLSSAEEQNSLQARWSIPGGQRDFYLVTLREGEDSIPTRNISVGGDNDHVTFHGLSPGQQYSVQVVAVAGPYRASAHSTVAWTEPQAPSGVSLSSQGSPHSLLASWEEVMGEGYLLALSLAEHPVKNSSLLRGVTSFTYEGLHPGTLYTFEVSTVAGPYTSSPRCISNWTYPLPPEQLTLSSGGHSTSLQASWRAASSGSTGYTGTLWETKSQVQVRNVTVGNDWTNVTLENLVPGRQYTLEMAAVAGPYRSPVRSATDWTYPLAPAGVTLTNTRRPMGLSAFWDKAAGDVDQFHLQLYSKSHAAQRNTSVGPNTHNFTFLGLSPGTQYFLKVTVLAGPYRSSSHFATEWTYPLSLANVSVQPGRKPQELHVSWVESGGGRDHLVQLSVAESLSIIRNVSVPRGVTQLDLEGLVPGSRYRVEIISQAGPHRISSQTAIGYTVPLPPRSLSASPVSTAWALAVHWEPAPGHRDGYLLSVLEEGSSAVPRSLEAGKDSTNVTVSQLEPGTCYLVGIWAVAGPYRSLPKNITCCTVPAAPTNLSLTNPGSSSELYTSWKKPPGRRDHYRITLYSLSTQSRIPVQTLSADALNCTWTHLEAGSKFAVQVTAVKGSLEASSINVTQWTYPLAPVNLTLSSPAASALVVSWAVVGRGAEGFVVNVGDAASGAPVGHTVLGGDARSHILRSLSPGTRYSVAVRATAGPFHASTPNLTHCTRPLPPAALRWLSTGHPDRLSVAWGATAGGRDGYTLTLYHAQLGTVAATASLGRDTHNFTFTGLAPGYEYSLEATATAGQYQTAAPKISGWTCPLPPVSVRLLSTGHPNKLSVAWGATAGGRDGYTLTLYHARLGTVAATASLGGDTHNFTFTGLAPGSKYVLEVASVAGSFRAPAGNVSNWTYPLAPRNVYMTNQGYPNRLSASWRAEPQGQDSYRLLLYHSGSGIVAANVSVGKGTSKFTFSGLAPGHKYLLEVLSIAGPYAASAGNISDWTTPSVPQNLSAVAEGNNTMLISWGSVSGQQDDCQLWLRDPRNSSLPWQHSLGRGQVQHLLQGLIPGRNYSVSLSCVAGPYWSSTKPLAVPMEPNPVKNVQCLPESRSLYLNWTSSPGDVEAYEVVTERLSEGPPTSKYTMSIPSSEASLEGLEPNSSYQITVSTVGMNTLRSQAVTLLCSTAVEPLPPPLRADVFPVEASSTVIISPDLFSEENGQIQYYGVIATTNESLLRPTREIMSSTWYDHYYGTEDSYLAVLIPNPFRQRSSPESWRVPVGTEECGQSRATCNGKLKDNEQYRFSIAAFTKYDPVAPAVTFTLFSAAGSSADTAPLSMPIIAGIIVGFLLTLAAVFALVYWKQLKAKRTKKSSLPQEMVTYSLRNVHRPVPLQNFKQYYEMKTASANHAFFQEFEELKEVGKEQSKVEAELPANVSKNRYRHVLPYDHSRVKLSQLGEDPHSDYINANFMPGYTSQQEFIATQGPLKKTIEDFWRLVWEQNVCNIIMLTVCMENGRVLCDHYWPSESAPVSYGQVRVHLLMQSSSEEWTIREFKLWHEGLRAERFVSHLHYTAWPDHGIPESTTSIMTFRELVRERIQSTKDTGPTLVHCSAGVGRTGTFIALDRLLQQMKQEKVVDIFGVVYALRMNRYLMIQTLSQYIFLHSCILEKILEEPPLDLSGTERSCPIPLKNFAQHYAQKAAKSHMGFLREYEALLEVVKEEASSAPPSSGSQQTRPSSSILPYDRSRVKFSLLEQGPFSGLLQVWRVPGCSSSRDYLAVHGPDKLTMEDFWTLVWEQDVHTILTLLPWQEKGEVPGEVCWPLEGDSLCTKTLTIQCDSEKLVSGWRCTQLKLKHEKKAKERQVQRFLYTLWSSKKQPDVQSLVELLVAVRRCTPHRRRAGPLLLHCSGDMSQMGTLISLDCLLYQMKAERTVDIYGVTLQLARSCCLMTPTLDQYMLLYTCIQDITAQNQL, encoded by the exons ATGAGGTCACTGCTGCTCccgctgctggtgctgtgggtgCCGCGGCTCCCAGGGACCCTGGCAGAG GGTGATGGATGCAAccacacagcacaggcagggctggatgcaCGAGGTGAAAGAG GCACCCTCCTGAATGTCAGTGTGAGTGACCACGACCGGTCAGACTCCCTCCTTCTGTCCTGGGATGAGCCAGAGGGAGGTGCCAAGGGGTACTTGCTTGCCCTCTCCTCCCTGGAGTCAGGCACGCTGCTGCAGAATGGGTCTGCTGGACCCAACGCCACCAGCTTCTGGTTCCATGAGCTGACCCCTGGCACACGCTACGAGATCGAGGTGACAGCCGTGCTGGCCTGCATGGGCACCACCAGCCAGACCATCACAGCACAGACAA GTCCGTCAGCTGTCCGCAACCTGAGCCTGAGCAGCGGCGGGAGCTCTGCCTCGCTGCGAGCAGCCTGGGCACATGGGCACGGCCAGCGTGACGGGTACCGCCTGGCCCTGTGGCACAGCGACTCCCAGACCCTGGTGAGGAACGtgtccctcctgcccagcacctcCACCTTCCTCTTCGAcgggctgctggctggcagcgAGTATGCCTTGAAGGTCAGCACGCTGGCTGGGACCAGCCAGGCCAGCACCACTATCCACCAGTGGACAG ctccctccatccccacccAGCTGAGGCTCAGCCCGGGTTCCAGCACCAGCCTTGTCGCCTCctgggcaggtgctgcaggggctgcctggCTTCACCTCGAGCTCCGCAACCTCCTCACCCAAAAGGTCAGCACAACCCTGTCGGCCAGGAGGGGCCTCACCAGCTACACCTTCCAGCATCTCCACCCCGGCACTCAGTACTGGCTGGGGCTCAGCGCCATGGCTGGGTCCCACACCGCAGTGGGACCCAATGCCACTGCCTGGACAT ACCCCCTGAGCCCTGGCAATGTGACCCTGAGCAGTGCAGAGGAGCAGAACTCCTTGCAGGCTCGCTGGAGTATcccagggggacagagggacttCTACCTGGTGACCCTGCGAGAAGGAGAGGACAGCATTCCAACAAGGAACATCTCTGTTGGTGGGGACAACGATCATGTCACCTTCCACGGGCTGAGCCCTGGCCAGCAGTACTCTGTCCAGGTGGTGGCGGTGGCAGGGCCGTACAGGGCATCAGCGCACAGCACAGTAGCCTGGACAG AACCACAAGCTCCATCTGGCGTGAGCCTGTCCAGCCAGGGTAGCCCCCACAGCTTGCTGGCCAGCTGGGAGGAGGTGATGGGGGAGGGCTATCTGCTGGCCCTCAGCCTCGCAGAGCACCCCGTGAAGAACAGCTCCTTGCTCAGGGGTGTCACGAGCTTCACCTACGAGGGCCTCCACCCTGGGACCCTCTACACCTTTGAGGTCAGCACTGTGGCTGGTCCCTACACATCCTCACCCCGGTGCATCTCCAACTGGACAT acCCTTtgcccccagagcagctgaCCCTCAGCAGTGGGGGCCACAGCACCTCTCTGCAAGCCTCCTGGAGAGCAGCTTCCTCTGGCAGCACTGGCTACACAGGGACCCTCTGGGAAACCAAGTCCCAGGTGCAGGTCAGGAATGTGACTGTGGGGAATGACTGGACAAATGTCACCTTGGAGAACCTGGTCCCTGGGCGACAGTACACACTGGAGatggctgctgtggctggacCCTACAGATCCCCGGTGCGATCGGCCACCGACTGGACGT ACCCCCTGGCTCCGGCCGGCGTGACCCTGACCAACACCCGGCGCCCGATGGGGCTCTCGGCCTTCTGGGACAAGGCTGCTGGTGACGTGGACCAGTTCCACCTCCAGCTCTACAGCAAGAGCCATGCAGCACAGAGGAACACCTCAGTGGGGCCAAACACCCACAACTTCACATTCCTGGGGCTGTCCCCTGGCACTCAGTACTTCCTGAAGGTGACTGTCCTTGCTGGCCCATACAGATCCTCGTCACACTTTGCCACTGAGTGGACAT ATCCACTGTCCCTGGCTAACGTGAGTGTGCAGCCTGGCCGGAAACCCCAGGAGCTGCACGTGAGCTGGGTGGAATCCGGAGGTGGCAGAGATCACTTGGTACAGCTCTCAGTGGCCGAGTCCCTGTCCATCATCAGGAATGTGTCTGTCCCCCGTGGAGTCACCCAGCTCGACCTGGAGGGGCTGGTGCCAGGGTCCCGGTACCGCGTGGAGATCATTTCCCAGGCTGGGCCTCACCGCATCTCCTCTCAGACTGCCATCGGCTACACTG TCCCACTGCCTCCTCGTTCTCTGTCTGCCAGTCCTgtcagcacagcctgggctctgGCTGTGCACTGGGAGCCtgctcctgggcacagggatggatACCTGCTCAGCGTGCTTGAGGAGGGCTCTTCTGCAGTGCCAAGGTCCCTGGAAGCAGGGAAGGACAGCACCAATGTCACTGTGTCACAGCTGGAACCAGGAACGTGCTACCTTGTTGGGATCTGGGCAGTGGCTGGACCCTACCGCTCCCTCCCCAAGAACATCACCTGCTGCACAG ttcCTGCTGCACCAACAAACCTGAGTCTTACCAACCCAGGCAGCTCCTCAGAGCTTTACACATCCTGGAAGAAGCCCCCGGGCAGGAGGGACCACTACCGCATCACTCTGTATAGCCTCAGCACCCAGAGCAGGATTCCGGTCCAGACCTTGAGTGCAGATGCCCTGAACTGCACCTGGACTCACCTGGAGGCAGGCAGCAAGTTTGCTGTGCAGGTCACTGCTGTGAAAGGCTCATTAGAAGCCTCTTCCATCAATGTCACCCAATGGACAT ATCCCTTGGCCCCTGTCAACCTCAccctgagcagccctgcagcctcagcGCTGGTGGTGTCCTGGGCAGTGGTGGGACGAGGGGCAGAAGGCTTCGTAGTGAATGTTGGTGACGCAGCCTCCGGCGCTCCCGTCGGGCACACGGTGCTGGGTGGCGATGCCAGGAGTCACATCCTGAGGAGCCTGAGCCCTGGCACCCGCTACAGCGTGGCAGTGAGGGCCACAGCTGGGCCCTTCCACGCCAGCACCCCCAACCTCACCCACTGCACAC GCCCGCTGCCCCCAGCTGCCCTGCGCTGGCTCAGCACGGGGCATCCTGACCGGCTGAGCGTGGCCTGGGGAGCCACGGCCGGGGGCAGAGATGGATACACACTGACCCTGTACCACGCACAACTGGGCACTGTGGCAGCTACAGCCTCGCTTGGGAGAGACACCCACAACTTCACCTTCACGGGACTGGCCCCAGGATATGAGTACTCCCTGGAAGCCactgccacagctggacagTACCAGACAGCAGCACCCAAAATCAGCGGCTGGACAT GCCCGCTGCCCCCGGTCTCCGTGCGCTTGCTGAGCACAGGGCACCCCAACAAGCTGAGCGTGGCCTGGGGAGCCACGGCCGGGGGCAGAGATGGATACACACTGACCCTGTACCACGCACGACTGGGCACTGTGGCAGCTACAGCCTCGCTTGGGGGAGACACCCACAACTTCACCTTCACGGGACTGGCCCCAGGAAGCAAATACGTGCTGGAGGTGGCATCTGTGGCTGGGTCCTTCAGGGCACCTGCAGGGAATGTCAGCAACTGGACAT ACCCCTTGGCACCCCGTAATGTGTACATGACGAACCAGGGGTATCCCAACAGACTGAGCGCGTCCTGGCGAGCCGAACCCCAAGGACAAGACAGTTACAGGCTCCTCCTGTATCATTCGGGGTCAGGTATTGTGGCAGCCAATGTCTCTGTTGGGAAAGGCACCAGCAAATTCACCTTTTCTGGCCTGGCTCCAGGACACAAATACCTGCTGGAAGTGCTGTCCATCGCAGGGCCCTATGCAGCCTCCGCAGGGAACATCAGTGACTGGACAA CTCCCTCAGTTCCCCAAAATCTCTCGGCGGTGGCTGAAGGGAACAACACAATGCTGATCTCCTGGGGCAGTGTCTCTGGACAGCAGGACGACTGCCAGCTGTGGCTGCGGGACCCCCGGAACAGCTCgctgccctggcagcactcCCTGGGCAGAGGACAAGTCCAGCACCTCCTCCAGGGGCTGATCCCGGGCAGGAACTACTCTGTGTCCTTGAGCTGTGTGGCCGGGCCGTACTGGAGCAGCACCAAGCCCTTGGCAGTGCCCATGG AGCCAAATCCGGTGAAAAATGTGCAATGCCTACCAGAGTCAAGGAGCCTTTACTTGAACTGGACAAGCTCTCCTGGAGATGTGGAGGCTTATGAGGTGGTGACAGAGAGACTCTCTGAAGGACCTCCCACCTCCAAGTATACCATGAGCATCCCTTCAAGCGAGGCCAgtctggaggggctggagccaaACTCCTCCTACCAAATCACTGTGAGCACCGTGGGCATGAACACGCTGAGGAGCCAGGCTGTgactctgctctgcagcacagcagtggaGC ccctgcccccaCCCCTGCGTGCAGACGTCTTCCCAGTGGAGGCCAGTTCCACAGTTATCATTTCACCCGACCTGTTCAGCGAGGAGAATGGCCAGATCCAGTACTACGGTGTCATTGCTACCACTAATGAGTCAT TGCTGAGGCCCACCCGGGAGATCATGTCCAGCACATGGTATGACCACTACTACGGGACAGAGGACTCCTACCTGGCAGTGCTCATCCCCAACCCCTTCCGTCAGAGGAGCTCCCCCGAAAGCTGGCGAGTGCCGGTGGGAACAGAGGAGTGCGGCCAGTCCAGGGCAACGTGCAATGGGAAGCTGAAAGACAACGAACAGTACAG GTTCAGCATTGCTGCCTTCACCAAGTATGACCCAGTAGCCCCTGCTGTGACGTTTACCCTGTTCTCAG ctgctggatcCAGTGCAGACACAGCTCCACTCTCAATGCCAATAATTGCTGGAATCATTGTGGGATTTCTTCTCACACTTGCAGCtgtttttgctttggtttaCTGGAAACAGCTCAAAGCAAAGAG AACCAAGAAGAGCAGCCTGCCCCAGGAAATGGTGACCTACAGCTTGAG AAACGTCCACCGGCCAGTGCCCCTGCAGAACTTCAAGCAGTACTATGAGATGAAGACAGCAAGTGCTAACCACGCCTTTTTCCAGGAGTTTGAG GAGCTGAAGGAAGTTGGGAAGGAGCAGTCGAAGGTGGAGGCTGAGCTCCCAGCAAATGTCTCCAAGAACAGATATCGCCATGTGTTGCCCT ATGATCATTCTCGGGTCAAGCTGAGCCAGCTGGGGGAGGATCCACACTCAGACTACATCAATGCCAACTTCATGCCT GGCTACACATCCCAGCAAGAGTTCATTGCCACCCAGGGGCCCCTAAAGAAAACCATAGAGGACTTCTGGAGGCTGGTGTGGGAGCAGAACGTATGCAACATCATCATGCTGACAGTGTGCATGGAGAACGGGCGG GTTCTCTGTGATCATTACTGGCCATCAGAATCTGCCCCAGTGTCCTACGGGCAGGTGCGGGTCCACCTGCtgatgcagagcagctctgaggagtgGACCATCCGGGAGTTCAAGCTGTGGCAC GAGGGTCTCCGGGCAGAGCGGTTTGTGTCCCACCTGCACTACACGGCGTGGCCCGACCACGGCATCCCGGAGTCCACCACTTCCATCATGACCTTCCGAGAGCTGGTCCGGGAGCGCATCCAGAGCACTAAGGATACAGGGCCGACCCTCGTGCACTGTAG tgctggcGTGGGCCGCACTGGCACCTTCATTGCCCTGGACcggctgctgcagcagatgaAGCAGGAGAAGGTGGTGGACATTTTCGGTGTCGTTTACGCCTTGCGGATGAACCGGTACCTGATGATTCAGACGCTG TCCCAGTACAttttcctgcacagctgcattttggaaaagatcttgGAGGAACCTCCCCTGGATTTATCAGGGACAGAGAG gtcctgccccatcccactgaAGAACTTTGCCCAGCACTACGCCCAGAAGGCAGCCAAGTCCCACATGGGCTTCCTGAGGGAGTACGAG GCCCTCCTGGAAGTTGTCAAGGAAGAAGCCAGCTCTGCACCACCATCTTCAGGCAGCCAGCAGACACGGCCCTCTTCCAGCATCCTGCCAT ATGATCGCTCCAGAGTGAAGTTTTCCCTGCTGGAACAGGGCCCTTTCTCAGGCCTGCTGCAGGTGTGGCGCGTCCCG ggctgcagctccagcagggactATCTGGCTGTCCACGGCCCTGACAAGCTGACCATGGAGGACTTCTGGACCCTGGTGTGGGAACAGGATGTTCACACAATCCTAACACTTCTCCCAtggcaggagaagggggag GTGCCAGGTGAGGTGTGCTGGCCCCTGGAAGGAGACTCGCTGTGCACGAAGACGCTGACCATCCAGTGTGACTCGGAGAAGCTTGTCTCGGGATGGAGATGTACCCAGCTCAAACTGAAACAC gagaagaaagcaaaggagagGCAGGTACAGAGGTTCCTGTACACGCTCTGGAGCAGCAAGAAGCAGCCCGATGTCCAGAGCCTGGTGGAGCTGCTCGTGGCTGTCAGACGGTGCACGCCCCACCGGAGGAGAGCCGGtcctctcctgctgcactgcag TGGTGATATGAGCCAGATGGGCACACTGATCTCCCTGGACTGCCTGTTGTACCAGATGAAAGCTGAGAGAACCGTGGACATCTACGGCGTGACCCTCCAGCTGGCCAGAAGCTGCTGCCTCATGACCCCAACTCTG GACCAGTACATGCTCCTGTACACCTGCATCCAGGACATCACTGCTCAGAACCAGCTCTAG